TCAGGAAGATCACGGAGGCTTGAGCAATTCCCAAGATTAAGCTCACGTAAAGATCTCAACTTGAGGCTTCTTGAAAAAATTCAGAGTTTAGAGCATCCCTCAAAACTCAGATTAGAAAGGTTTTCTAGAGATCCAACGGAATCATGCACCTTAACTAGTCTGTGACAAGATTTGATAGTCAATTTCTTCAAATTAGAAGTGCTCGAAAGATCCGGAATTTCTGTTAAGTAACTACAAAACTCGAAAGCCATGGTCGTCaaattttgtaaaagaaaagaaaaaaggttgaATGGAGTTTActaaataatttaaagaaaaaaaatttattgatgattataatTGTACGTACCTTGGGCTTGAATCCATCCCCTAATTCCTTGATGATGCTATCATGCATTCTAAAGACAATGAGATTCTTCCCTTGAAAATTACATGGCAATGACTGTGAAGAATATTTAGACCAATCCAATACTCTTAACTTGTTGGAGAGATAATTGGGTGCACAAGAAAAATGTGCATTACGAATTATAAAGACTCTAAGTCTTTTCATATGTCGAAATGCTTCCGGATGCAAGCTTATCTCCTCATCGCCTTCAGGTAAATCTACTACTATGCCTTCAATTTTGTTTGGCCCCTGATATAAGGGAATGCACATATATAAGAGTGTCAGCAAAATTAGTGCATAAAGTCGTTCATAAATTACAATTTGCTAAAGTTAATACTTTTCGAGTTGAcgatatattatttcataaaaaatactaCTCTCTTGTTGTCTTTACATGCTATTTTCTAATActaaatattcacatgttaaaatataaaagactgTCTTTTATTTCCCAACTTATGTAAAAGAATACTcctttaacttttcataaaacaaACGCTAGCTACAAGAGACAGTAGACagtaaattagaaaatattcggatatttgaaacaaaaaaggACATTTAGATATGGTTGTTTTAGTGATTCATCTTAATAACTAAACGAATTCTATTCATAACTACAAATTCATTCTTGATCATTTAAAGGATTTTTTCAACTAGGCTAGGTATTAATTCATAAGtcaatatttttcactacaTTTCACttttagaaaaaggaaataaatgtaAAACCCGAGAACTTCTTTTGTGACTCTTACCACATCTTCTTCAAACACTTGACGAACATCCTCATGAAACCACAATCTGCTGCGTTTGCTAGGTTCTTTGGCTGATTTTCTCGAACAATTTCTCGACCCATATCTTGTAGCAAGTCatgcatccaaatacatttaTGATTAATAGTAATCAGACACTTGTCTATAAGCCTCTGGATACCATGAATTGGAAAAAAATCGCAACTATCAAATATTTCCATGACCTTAGCCAAAGGTTCTCCTTGGaagaaaaatgcaatatcaaggaACATGTCTTTCTCACTATCTTCCAAACTATCATAACTTATTTGAAGTACTCTCTGAATATTTCGATTAGGAATCTTTTTATACTTATCCAATGCGCTTTTCCATTGATGTATACTTTGACTTTTTAGATCCGAACCTAGTACTGTTAAAGCCAGTGGAAGACCTTGAGCATATTTTGTTACTTGTTTCGAGATGTCCACATAATTCTTCAATGGTTCTTTTTCCTCGAAAGCATACATGCTAAACAGCCGAAGAGCTTCATTGTCATCCAAAGTCCTCACCTCATATTTTGAATCAACTTTATAGTTATCTAGTATAtgttgatctcttgttgttatGATGACTCTACTTCCTAAACCAAACCAAGCACGATTTCCAGCTAATTTTTCTAGTTGGATCATgtcatccacatcatcaagaattagtAGAATCTTTTTAGTTTGAAGTCTATGCCAAATTACACCGACTCCTCTATCAACATCATTAATATCCAATTTTGTTCCTAAGATCTCGGAAAGAAGTGTATTTTGTAGCTGAATCAGGCCTCCTGCTTGTTTTGAAGTTTCCATAACATTTCTCAAGAAACAACTTCCTTCAAATTGAGATGAAATCTGGTTATAAATATCGTTTGAAATAGTTGTCTTACCAATTCCACCGGTTCTGAATATCCCTACCACGCgtataatatcattcatttcaATACTTAAACGCTGGTAAATGTCTCGTACACGAGATTCTATCCCAATTGGATGCTTGGCAACGCTTAAAGATATTTGGTTTACTATTTTTGGGTTCACCCATAGAAtgctttttttgataaattctgACTCATCATCCCTATcaataaaaaacagaaaaaaatttaaagagtcAGACATTTCACAGATAAATGACATATGAATATGGTTTGAGTTaaagtatatattatttttccttccttagatttgaatattttaatattagattGTACATCGTGACCTTGTGCCATTGTCAGACTtgcattttcattcttttgcgtgtatttaattataacatactttttaactaattctTTTTCCCATTGTCGAATATCCGTCCCTCCCTTAAATCTAGAACATATATTTTAAGAGTATTTGTGAGTCTTTATAtcaagaaacaaattgaaagtaAAAGCCACTACTTAtttaaagctttttttttttcccccttgtCATCGGTCCAAATCTCCTGATCTATTTCTTAACTTTTGCTTGCTATTAATCAAAAGACGTCACGAaggtcaaaaaagaaagaaaattatatatgtttatttatttatttatttcgtgttcttctatttcttcaatAAACATTATGTGAAAGTAATGTACTGGTAGCGGTAGTAGATATTAAATCCCTGAATCAGAAAGGTTTGTAAATTAATTTTACTATGTTTTGCATAAAGttcaattacaaaaataataataaacataaaatatttatccTTTTATATGGTATTTCATCTTTGCTAAAGTTCAAATTCAGATGCTGGCCAGATTTGTGTCAATTTAATTGCCCCATGATAAATATCTCAATAGCATCATATATATGTGCACACaaacatatatctatatatatatatatataggcaaagCTTACCCGACGGCTGAATATTCCAATCCAGACAAATTGGCTACTTCTTCTAAAGCTTACTTCCAGGATTCGAGCAGCGGCTTTATGTCATCCTTGATTTTCTCTCCAAGTTTAGTAAATGCTTATCCAAATCTTCCTTTTTGTTCTCGTACTTCTGATGGTTTTACCTTATAGAATATCGGTAGAACAACttgtttcattattttcttacaCTCAAGAATCTTCAATAGCTCGTTTAAGCACCATCTGGATTCTGCATAGTTTTTAGAGAATACAATGATCGAAATCTGTGACTCTTCAATAGCTTTGAAAAGTTCTGACAaaatttcttctcctctttcaaGGTCGACACCATCCATGTAAGTCTTGATTCCACTTTGACGCAAAGCATGATTTAGAtgagaaataaatttatagCGAATATCTTTACCTCTAAAGCTCAAGAATATATCATGATTCCATGGAGGGATGGAAGGAGATGAAGAGGAGAAAGAAGCTCCTGATTGAAAGGCAATGGAAGAAGTCATGCTCTCAAACTAGCTCTTAGTATGTGCGATTGTCCAATTATAGAGTAGTGTTATGGCAAATAAATAAGTATAGAGAAGTGGGAAGAAACTTCTTGGCAATGTAGttgagcatgcatgcatgctaattAACCCGGAGGTCAATCGATCTTACCACTCCATTCAAAGGGATATATACGGTTTAAATTAAACCAAACGAGGCCATAAGCATCAtatcatataagaaaataataatttgtacaaaattaGAATAAGATAAGTTTTGTGTAAActcttgaaagaaaagacaCCAATATGAAAAAATCTGTTTTTTATGGTACATATCTCTCTCTTCTAATCTAGGGacttaagtctatatatatatatatatatatatataatgacatGCGAAATCACTGCTCGTCCTAAAGGTTTAAGCTGAGAGGAATgtgtagatttaattatttatatttttcttaataagaaTTAGTTCAACCATTATATATATCCAAACAGCATAGAAGATAGGCTGAAATTGAgttcagtttattatttttaaaaattgaattatatatGTACAACTGTGTTTACATGAGTATGCACGATACATGGCCACCCAAACTCAGCTAAAAGGCCGGGGAGCTGGCACCTTTTGAGAGGCCTTAAACCAACTGGAAACTTGCCTTGGCTATGCTTAGGGGATTTTAACGAAATCCCACACCAAAGTGAAAAGATGGGTGCTGCAAACAGACCATACAGGCAGATGGTCCAGTTTAGGAATTCTCTGTCTTTCTGCAAATTGTATGACCTTGGCTTCCATGGAGACAAGTTCACATGGTCGAATAATAGGGAGGGTGGTCAATTCACAAAGGAGAGGCTGGATAGGGCCTGTGGCAACAAATTCTGGATCAATCTGTATGCAAACCATTCAGTGTCACATTTAGACTGTACTCAATCAGACCACAAGGCACTCCTAGTGCAAACAGCAGACTCAAATAGCATGGGAAAAAAGAGGAGGCTGTTTAGATTTGAATCAGCCTGGACCAAGGAAGTGGAGTGTGAGGATATAATCAAAAAGGTATGGAGACTCTCCAATGGCACTAGCATACTCCATAGAACTATGCAAGATCTTAACCAATGCCAAGGAAAACTCAAGATGTGGAGCAGAAATAAGCAAAGGGATCAAAGGAAAGCATTGAAAAACAAAACTGAATTACTCAAGCTTTTACAGGAGAGGAACCAAGGAGAGTTGTCTGAGGAGATCAAGGAGGTTAAACAAAGCATTAATTGCATAATGGATGCTGAGAACCTCAAGTGGCAGCAAAGAGCAAAGCAAGCATGGCTTAAAGATGGCGACAGAAACACAAAATTCTTCCACCAGTGCTCGAGTCAAAGGAAGAGGACTAATTCCATACACAAGATTCAAACTAAATCTGGCCTCTTAACTCAGGATCCTCAAACCATTTGCCAAACCTTGCTCGAGTTTTTCACAGAATTGTTCACATCCTCTCATCCTTCAGGCATTGATGACTGCCTAAGTCCCCTGCAAAAGATAATTACAGATGACATGTTTACCTCCCTCTCTGCAGTTTTTGCAGAAGTTGAAGTTAAAGAGGCAGTTTTTAGTATGAATCCACTCGGATCCCCTGGGCCTGATGGTTTCCCTGCCTTGTTTTTTCAGAGGTACTGGGACATAGTGGGTAGCAGTGTCACTAAGGCATCTCTTGAGGTCCTAAATGGAGGCAAGTGGAACAACACCCTCAATGAGACTCTGATAGCTCTCATTCCAAAGAAGCACAACCCTAGCCTGGTAACAGATTTTAGACCAATTAGTTTATGCAATGTTCTTTACAAGATCATTGCAAAAACCTTGGCTAATAGGCTTAAGAAAATCCTCCTTGCCATCATATCCCCTACACAGACAGCTTTTGTACCTGGAAGGCTCATAACAGACAATATCATTGTAGCTTTCGAGGCCTTACACACCATGAAGGCTAGATTAAAGGGAAGGGAGGGGTATATGGCTTTAAAACTTGACATGAGCAAAGCCTATGACAGAATAGAGTGGGCTTTCCTGAGATCTGTCATGTTTAAGATGGGGTTTCCAGTTAAATGGAtcgagttggtgatgaagtgtgTATCATCAGTGTCTTACTCTCTCATTGTGAATGGGGAGCCTCAACCTTCTTTCTGGCCTACCAGAGGCTTAAGGCAGGGCGACCCCATCTCACCCTACTTGTTTATCTTATGCTCGGAAGCTCTAAGCTGCCTGCTGAACCATGCTGAAAAGACACACCTGATCACTGGCCTACCAATCAGGTTAAACCACCTGCATAttaaccatttgttttttgcagatgactccCTACTGTTTTGCAAGGCTAACTCAATTGAGTGGAGTCAACTGCAATTTCTTTTAGCATCCTATGAGAGAGCCTCTGGTCAAAGGCTTAACAAAGACAAGACATCCATCTTCTTCAGCTCAAACACCAGAGAACAGACCAAGGAGATTGTTACAAGTATTGCTGGAATTCGGGGAACCAGCTCCTATGAGAAGTACCTGGGACTACCAGCACTAGTAGGTAGGGGCAGATACCAGTCCTTCAAAGGAATTCTGGACAGAGTTCAAACAAAGCTGAACAGCTGGAAGACCAAACTACTTTCTCAGGCAGGCAAGGAAACCTTAATTAAGGCTGTTATTCAGGCCATCCCAACCTACAGCATGGGCATTTTCAAGCTTCCAAGGCAGCTTCTCAGCGAGTTAAACAAGCAGGTTAGGGGGTTCTGGTGGGGCCAACAGGAAAAAGAACATAAGATCCACTGGGTCTCATGGAAACAGATGATTAAGTCCAAAAGGTCAGGAGGCTTGGGTATGAGGgattttgagttcttcaataGAGCCCTCCTTgctaagcaagggtggaggatcATCTCATCCCCTAGCTCTCTTGTTGCCAGGGTTCTCAAGGAAAAGTATTTCAAGTGCAGTACCTTCCTGGATGTGAAGAAGGGAAGCAACTCCTCCTTCCTTTGGCAGAGTTTCATCTCTACTAGATCTCTCCTGAAGGAAGGGCTTGTGTGGTGAGTTGGGGATGGACAGTCTATAGAGTTATGGAATGACAAGTGGTTCCCTCAACCGACATCTTTTAAGCTACAAAGCTCAATCAGGTTCCTGCCCTCAGACACTAAGGTGGCCATGCTTATTGACAAGACCACTAACCAATGGAACTATCCACTGGTTGAGGCTGTCTTAGATAGTACAGAAGCTGAATGTGTCAAAAGGATTCCCCTAAGCCCCTACCCCACTCCTGATAAATTGCTGTGGAGAGGCACTAGCACCGGGGCTTTCACTGTTAAGTCagcatattttttgttgttggagCTGGAGAAGCAGAAGCAAGGCCAGTCCTCTGTGGCTGTGGAGGAAGACACGGTTTGGTCATCCATTTGGCAACTCGGTGTCCCAATGGCAACCAAAAACTTCCTATGGAGGGCCTGCCTGGAAGCCATCCCCACCAGGGCCAGACTTCTCCAAAAGAGAGTAGTTGATGAGGATTCCTGTCCCATTTGCAGGATCCACCCCAAGACAGCTTTACATGCCCTATGGGAATGTCCCTCTGCCCAGGATGTGTGGAGCCAGTGCAATAGGAGGATCCAGAAGGCTGGTTTCCCCTGCCACTCATTCAAGTTACTGCTAGAAGCGTGCCTTAAAACCTTTGATGAGGAAGAGTTGGTGGAGTTTGGACTCACGACTTGGAAGATTTGGAAAAGAAGGAATGAAGTTGTATTTGGCAATACTCTCTCCCACCCAAGCTCAATCAACCAAAGTGTCAAGCTCTTTATGACTGACCTTGATCAAGCACACCAACCTGCCAGACGGTGCTCCTCCCCATCTAGTGTTCTCCTAGCGTGGGAGGCTCCACCACAAGGGAAGTTGAAAATTAACTGGGACGCAGGCTTAGATAAAGCAAGTTGTAAGGTTGGTGTGGGGGCAGTAGTCAGGAACTGGGAGGGAAAGGTTCTAGCCACAATGAGAATGAACCATTCTCTCTACCCCGACCCCTTTCTAGCTGAGGCTTATGCTGCCCACCAAGCAGCTCTCTTTCTCAAGTCTATGGGTTGGCGGGATGTGATCATGGAGGGTGACTCCCTGTAGGTAGTCAACTGTCTAAATTCCAAAGAAGTAGTAGACTCTTATGCAGGTGTGCTGATCGAAGCTGCAAGAGTAACCTTGGACTCCCTTACCGTGTGGACTGCGTGCCATGTAAAGAGGACTTGTAATTCAGTGGCTCATGCTTTGTGTCAAGATGCTTTAAGCATCAGTGATAGCATTACTACGGTAGATGTTATCCCCTTTTGTATTCGACACTTATTGTTATGAATGAAAACTTGACGTttaccctaaaaaaaaaaaaaaattaggtatATAATCTTAAAAATAGAGCTGCCACAATTCGGTATTTCATGTGACAccatattaatattacaaataatataacattttttattttatttttgttggtaaACCAACTAACACCCATAGACAACACAGAAGATCTAGAGCTGCCACAATTCGGTATTTTATGAGACAccatattaatattacaaataatataacattttttattttattttatttttgttggtaaACCAACTGATCATGACACCCATAAACAGGGTTTTAAGGTTTTGAAACACACGTCGGCCAGgatccactacaacaaaaaacattttttgggacgaaattactttgggacgaattggaaatcgtcccaaaaagtgggattttggaacgaaatttgaatttcattccaaaatgacgacggttatgccagaccgttcgaacgcgttcgaacagtattcttagggacgaaaatttttgtcccaaataagttaaccgtttgaccgttaatgattaacccttcgaatgtttaatttttactatttgaacgtaatattggcgcgataggcaaaattattttggagggaaatagataaaccgttcgaacggttaatattaaccgttcgaatgatgcatattcaccgttcaaacgttatttgaatcggtcgaacggtgacagagttttaattttttaagttttttgccaaatgatatttagattaactagtaattataaaaaattggttaattaaataatatgaataatctaaattaagaattagtttagaaaatataaaacaatactatttcatataacttaaatactgaatttacaaaacacaaaatattgtccatacaaaaaacaggaaataaataaataaaatttatcataaagtaattaagaccccaagtctttgcacacttcctcgactacagctatacgttcctctatttgtgtcagtcgagtactgatggtgacctgagtcgcagacatggcagcaaactctgtacaaagctcagacacagcaggATGGATCTCCATatgcactgcatcgatcactgctgatgtctgctcgctgatcgctacacgcactatgtcagccatctcctcacgagtaacactgtggactgatgcctcggcccgtgtagatgtctctgcagctgcagctgagactgcatgatctcccggctgtgcatctctgtgaggatcaactggttctggaatatgtgcacgaaaacgcagtctcgagtgtcccgtgctgcgtgagagggtggtgctgtttatctgTCCCATtggctcccgtttacgctcagcaacatctggcacaacaccagcacatagtagatatcgggtgatcaggactccgaatggtagtatatccatcgaaatgtaccgagattctgatcgaatcctatcgaatatataccccaccaagtcgataggaatgccacgagcgacccgtatcataaatttcgtccgatcaatgccaacttctgtcttgtgctgccgagggtcaatgttattggcaattatcaaatttaatatcttaaagaaagaagataaatctgtctgtttgatgctcttcgtcccgtcatacggtggagcatctggaccgacaaccaaatccctcacctcgtgatcagcaagggtatcgacctcatcagtataaactgatgcctcctcctcagctgtctccgcctcaactgaaggatcagactctctaggcaccacattcggatatgcatctggcagcctaggaataccgagatgctcagcaagtccatctcgtgaaaatacaacgggtactcctcGGACAGTGATATTGTAGGCCCCATaatcatctgcgctggcactgccgagttctctatagaactcaacaacaatgtcaatgtaggagactggctcccatgcttcctcccgttcatccaagataggtccccaaccacgatcactgaatattgagggcaatgaatgaccctcccagagaagactctggaaatcagaaatcttcactggtcgctctagtgaaactgtcctctcccgaactggaccactactactctcaccaagattgcgtcgcttacgtgccggtctagaagtagacattataatcaacctgaaatttataattacaaactagatatataacattaacaagaaaaatacaataaagaactatttacagtagtttgaaacaaatagcaatttaataatatttgatattctgaacaacattatcaacaataaatatatttctcaatatcaatattaataatataaatataatattaaaaaacgttcgaacgtttactataacggtcgaacggttacagacaaaccgttcgaccgttaagttagatcgttcgaacgtttactgtaacggtcgaacggttacagacaaaccgttcgaccgttaagttagatcgttcgaacgctacgcatagcgttcgaacgatcttCGTGTCAatcgggattccaggccgagtcgactcggccattgaaatccatggaatccttcgattccctggattttacactaaaataaatgcaatagaaacctaaataaacgttcctaacatggatttatgcaaatctaccgattattttgatgtataaatcggtttaccctaacttaaacaattaatctatcaaaaacctaaatctaaatggtaaaatgctttaaaaatgaaaaataccggtagttagaggtaggggcttcgagtgggcactgttgacggcggcgaagacggcgttcaatggtggagatcgacggtttggaggcttagAACGGAGGAAATGGAGACGTAAAGTTCCGTGAAAGTGATGTCGggggcttatatatgcagttCCGTTCAaacggtaagttaataccgttcg
This is a stretch of genomic DNA from Carya illinoinensis cultivar Pawnee chromosome 15, C.illinoinensisPawnee_v1, whole genome shotgun sequence. It encodes these proteins:
- the LOC122296967 gene encoding TMV resistance protein N-like, producing the protein MTSSIAFQSGASFSSSSPSIPPWNHDIFLSFRGKDIRYKFISHLNHALRQSGIKTYMDGVDLERGEEILSELFKAIEESQISIIVFSKNYAESRWCLNELLKILECKKIMKQVVLPIFYKVKPSEVREQKGRFG
- the LOC122296965 gene encoding disease resistance protein RUN1-like, which codes for MNDIIRVVGIFRTGGIGKTTISNDIYNQISSQFEGSCFLRNVMETSKQAGGLIQLQNTLLSEILGTKLDINDVDRGVGVIWHRLQTKKILLILDDVDDMIQLEKLAGNRAWFGLGSRVIITTRDQHILDNYKVDSKYEVRTLDDNEALRLFSMYAFEEKEPLKNYVDISKQVTKYAQGLPLALTVLGSDLKSQSIHQWKSALDKYKKIPNRNIQRVLQISYDSLEDSEKDMFLDIAFFFQGEPLAKVMEIFDSCDFFPIHGIQRLIDKCLITINHKCIWMHDLLQDMGREIVRENQPKNLANAADCGFMRMFVKCLKKMW